A portion of the Candidatus Polarisedimenticolia bacterium genome contains these proteins:
- a CDS encoding DinB family protein, which yields MPQIASWEKPRRHAPGRLIDRDRLVAWYRRNRERSRLLFDLLTQEDTHYSQPIALRHPFIFYEGHIPTFSLNTLVKRGLGETGIDTGMEALFARGIDPPTDQAAGLDAARHRELWPSRRAVVQFTEAADARVIEALMHADIERPGHPLLDRAEAAFVILEHEVMHQETLLYMLHRLPFALKRAPEGYQTAVGGAAPRPRWIEIGPGGATLGTDRQAAAFAWDNEGPRHSEAVP from the coding sequence ATGCCTCAGATCGCGTCCTGGGAAAAGCCGCGCCGGCATGCGCCAGGCAGGCTCATTGATCGGGATCGGCTCGTCGCCTGGTACCGTCGCAACCGTGAGCGATCCCGTCTCCTTTTCGATCTGCTCACGCAAGAGGACACGCACTACAGCCAGCCCATCGCGCTGCGCCATCCTTTCATATTCTACGAAGGCCATATTCCGACGTTCAGCCTGAACACGCTGGTGAAGCGTGGCCTCGGCGAGACCGGCATCGATACCGGGATGGAAGCCCTGTTTGCGCGCGGCATCGACCCACCGACCGATCAGGCGGCCGGGCTCGATGCGGCGCGCCATCGCGAGCTATGGCCGAGCCGCCGCGCGGTGGTCCAGTTCACCGAGGCGGCGGATGCGCGCGTGATTGAGGCGCTGATGCATGCAGACATCGAGCGCCCCGGGCACCCGCTGCTCGACCGGGCCGAGGCGGCCTTCGTGATACTCGAGCACGAGGTCATGCATCAGGAGACGCTGCTGTACATGCTGCATCGCCTTCCCTTTGCACTGAAGCGGGCACCGGAGGGTTACCAGACAGCCGTCGGGGGCGCGGCTCCGCGGCCGCGCTGGATCGAGATTGGTCCCGGAGGCGCCACGCTAGGGACCGATCGGCAGGCGGCCGCCTTCGCATGGGACAACGAGGGCCCTCGCCACAGCGAAGCGGTGCCT
- a CDS encoding OmpA family protein — translation MLDSKKGSQRMPGASHVRAWTLLAAAIAMSSTACVSRAQYTETKQERDLCETRYEQLRSKIEGAKAVRETLTQEKTALANEKSVLEAKVATLQTEGEELGSKLKEREDEAAKLQATYDGLVASLKKELKAGQIEVQQLRDGLRVNVSQDILFDSGSAALDQNGVEVLERVATELKKTPHQIVVVGHTDNKPIGPALIEKYPTNWELAGARAASVVRLFDHSGISTKRLLAESKADVQPVASNKTPEGRAKNRRIEIRLRPTSAEG, via the coding sequence ATGCTCGATTCCAAGAAAGGTTCACAGCGGATGCCGGGCGCCTCGCACGTTCGGGCATGGACCCTGCTCGCCGCCGCGATCGCCATGTCTTCGACCGCGTGTGTTTCCAGGGCCCAGTACACCGAGACGAAGCAGGAGAGGGATCTCTGCGAGACGCGCTACGAGCAGCTCCGCAGCAAGATCGAGGGAGCGAAAGCCGTCCGCGAAACGCTCACCCAGGAGAAAACCGCGCTCGCGAACGAGAAGAGCGTCCTCGAAGCGAAGGTAGCGACCCTGCAGACGGAGGGAGAGGAGCTCGGCTCGAAGCTGAAGGAGCGCGAGGATGAGGCCGCCAAGCTGCAGGCAACCTACGACGGTCTCGTCGCCAGCCTCAAGAAGGAGCTGAAGGCCGGACAGATCGAGGTCCAGCAGCTGCGCGACGGACTGCGCGTCAACGTCTCCCAGGACATTCTGTTCGACTCGGGCTCCGCCGCGCTGGACCAGAACGGCGTCGAAGTCCTGGAGCGGGTCGCCACCGAGCTCAAGAAGACGCCGCACCAGATCGTTGTCGTCGGGCACACCGACAACAAGCCGATCGGCCCGGCTCTCATCGAGAAGTATCCGACCAACTGGGAGCTGGCCGGTGCGCGTGCGGCCAGCGTCGTGCGTCTGTTCGACCACTCCGGAATCTCCACCAAGCGGCTGCTCGCGGAATCCAAAGCCGACGTCCAGCCGGTCGCCTCCAACAAGACGCCGGAGGGGCGGGCCAAGAACCGCCGCATCGAGATTCGCCTGCGTCCGACCTCCGCCGAGGGGTAG